A genomic stretch from Terriglobales bacterium includes:
- a CDS encoding response regulator — protein MSPQALLCSPDPQAVAALQRLLNSSGVELEICSQADAGICRLNQQKFDAVFVDCDDMPLGQELLRELRKTASNRQAIAFALLNGGTDTRRAYALGANFTLDKPLTVDFTTRTLRAAVGLMLRERRRYFRQEVAANVQLWVKTAQMSALMTNLSETGMRLAQVSLKPGAKVRFQFTLPWTEVEVFGNGVVAWAGNGLAGVRLNLSRTLQRTLEDWVNDRAFRDKQFSSSIGEVATFGVPAAATTRGRRARA, from the coding sequence ATGTCCCCACAAGCGCTGCTCTGCAGTCCTGACCCGCAAGCCGTCGCCGCCCTGCAACGCCTCCTCAACAGCTCCGGCGTGGAGCTGGAGATCTGCAGCCAGGCCGACGCCGGCATCTGCCGCCTCAACCAGCAGAAGTTCGACGCCGTCTTCGTGGATTGCGACGACATGCCCCTCGGCCAGGAACTGCTCCGCGAGCTGCGCAAGACCGCCTCCAACCGCCAGGCCATCGCCTTCGCGCTGCTCAACGGCGGCACCGACACCAGGCGCGCCTATGCCCTCGGCGCCAACTTCACCCTCGACAAGCCCCTGACGGTCGACTTCACCACCCGCACCCTGCGCGCCGCCGTCGGCCTCATGCTGCGCGAGCGCCGCCGCTACTTCCGCCAGGAGGTCGCCGCCAACGTCCAGCTCTGGGTGAAGACCGCGCAGATGTCCGCACTCATGACCAATCTCAGCGAGACCGGCATGCGCCTCGCGCAGGTCAGCCTCAAGCCCGGCGCCAAGGTCCGCTTCCAGTTCACCCTGCCCTGGACCGAGGTCGAGGTCTTCGGCAACGGCGTGGTCGCCTGGGCGGGCAACGGCCTGGCCGGCGTGCGCCTCAACCTCTCGCGCACCCTGCAGCGCACCCTGGAAGACTGGGTCAACGACCGCGCCTTCCGCGATAAGCAGTTTTCCAGTTCGATCGGCGAGGTTGCCACCTTCGGCGTGCCCGCGGCCGCTACAACCCGCGGTCGGCGAGCGCGGGCGTGA